The Nocardia sp. NBC_01503 sequence CTTGACAGCCAGACAGCGTTGTGGCTGCTGGACGACAACCCACGATTGGGTGCCAAGGCTCGTGCGATGATTTCGTCCGCGACCGAGGTGTACGTCTCCGCGGCGACGATCTGGGAGCTCACCATCAAGGCGATGCTCGGCAAACTGACGCTGCCGCCGCAATTCACCGAAGCGATCACTGATCAAGGACTGGCTGTGCTCGACATCACCGGCGAGCACGCGGAGGGACTCCGTGACTTTCCCGAACTCGTGCGCCACGATCCCTTCGACCGTTTGATCGTGGCGCAGGCGTACTCCGAGAGATTGCGGTTGCTGACCGCGGATGGTGTGCTGCTGGGCCTGAATCGCAGGTTCATCGTCGATTCCACCAGGTAGTGCTATTGCTTGGTGCGGTAGAGGTCGGGTTCGATGTAGACGTTTCCCGCGGCCGGAACCGCTTCGCGCACACGGGCTTCGGCGTCGTCCAGGGCGAGGGCCGCCGCGGTGATGTCCATACCGGGAGTCATCGAGACCTTGGCGGCGACCAGCAGATCATTGGGGGCCAGGTACTGGGTTTTGAGGTTGAGCACGCGGTTCACCCGCTCACCGTCCACCAGCGCCGCTCGGATGCGCCCCACCTCGTCGGGGGTCGCGCCCTCGCCGATGAGCAGGCTCTGCATTTCGATGATCAGCACCACGGCGATACAGCCCAGCAGCACGCCGATGGCGATGGTGCCGATACCATCCCAGATCGCGTCGCCGGTCAGGGCGGTCAGGCCGACACCGAGGAAGGCCAGTGCCAGGCCGATGAGCGCGCCCGAATCCTCCAGCAGCACAACGGGAAGCTCCGGATTGCGGGTGGTGCGAATGAAGCGCCACCAACTGTTGCGGCCCTTGAGGGGCGTGGAGGCGCGGGTCGCGGTGCGCAGGCTGAAGGATTCCAGCACCAACGCGACCACCAGAATGGCGATGGCGATCCAGGCGTCCTCGACCTGCTCGCGATGCACGATCTTGGCGATGCCCTCCTGGATCGAGTACAGCGATCCGACGCTGAAGATGACCAGCGCGACCACGAAGGCGTAGAAGTAGCGGTTGCGCCCATATCCGAAGGGGTGCAACTGATCCGGTTCCTGCTGGGAGCGTTTGCGGCCGATCAGCAGGAGTCCCTGATTGGCGCTGTCCGCCAGCGAGTGTGCCGCCTCGGCCAGCATGGATCCCGAGCCGGTGATCGCCGCGCCGACGAATTTGGCGAGGGTGATACCGACATCCGCCGCGAATGCCGCGAGAACCGCTTGTCTGCTGCCGGACGCCATACGATCACGTTACCGACGTCGGCGCGGCCGTACCGGCCGTACACGCGCACCGGCCGGACCCGAATTGTGCTGTGGGTCCGGCCGGTTCGATGTTGTGCTCAGCCCTGGACCGGCTGGGAGCGGTAGAGGTCCGGCTCGAGGTAGATCACCCGGGCGGCCGGGACGGCCTCGCGAATCCGGGCCTCGGCGGCGTCGATGGCGGTGGCGATATCGGCGATCTCCAGGCCGGGGACGATGGAGACCTTGGCGGCCACGAGCATCTCCTCCGGCCCCAGGTACTGGGTGCGCAGGTGGATGACGCGGTCGATGGTCTTGTCGTCCACCAGGTTCTCGCGAATCGCGCGATCCTCGTCGGGCGTCGCGCCCTCGCCGATCAGCAGGCTCTGCATCTCGATGATCAGAATGACCGCGATGGCGCCGAGCAGGATGCCGATCGACAGCGTGCCGATACCGTCCCACACCGGTTCATCGGTGATGACCGTCAGCGAGATGGCCGCGAACGCCAGCACCAGGCCGATGAGCGCGCCGGAGTCCTCCAGCAGCACCACCGGCAGCTCCGGATTGCGCGAGTTGCGGATGAACCGCCACCAACTGGCGTCGCCCTTGAGCGGCTTGGATTCCCGCATGGCGGTGATGAAGCTGAAGCCCTCGAGCAGAATGGCGATGCCGAGGATGGCGATGGCCACGAACGGGCTGGACAGCTCCTCGGGATGCTGGATCTTATGGATGCCCTCGTAGATGGCGTACACCGAGCCGAGGGCGAAGATCACCAGCGCGACGATGAACGAGTAGAAGTAGCGATTGCGCCCGTACCCGAACGGGTGCAACTCATCGGCGTCCTGTTCGGCCCGCCGCTGCCCGAGCAGCAGGAGTCCCTGGTTGGAGGTGTCGGCCACCGAGTGCACGGCCTCGGCCAGCATCGACGCCGATCCGGTGATCGCCGCGCCGATGAACTTCGCCACCGCGATTCCGGCATTGGCGCTGAGCGCCGCCAGGATCGCCTTCTTACCGCCACCCGCAGACAATGTGCAGTCCTTCCCGGACCATGTCCGTTTTGTCGCAAACCCTGTTTGAAGTGGACAGCCTACCGAGACAGCCTGCCCGCCATGCAGCCTAGGCCGTACTGAGATCGCAACGGCCCCCGTCATTCCGGCGCGTTCCCCTCCGGTCCTCCCGACGCGTTTTTGGCCGGGATCCACCTGCCGCTGTGGATCGCGGTCAAAAGCATGCCGGGATCACGAAAAAGGTTGTCGTGTCGGGATGAGGAACAGGGCTGCCGTTTCGGGACGACGTACAGGGCTGTCGTGCCGGGACGACAGGAGAGGGCCGCTCTGCCTGTGACGGCGTCGCTCGCGGTCAGTCTTCGTCGACCGTGGCGCAGAACAACTGCGCGGGGCCGTCGATCGCCTGGGCGCGAATCGCGCCGTCGGCGGCGGAGATCCAGGCCGCGTGTCCGCATTCGACCCGTAGTTCGTCGCGGCCCTGGAAGAATCGGATGGTGCCATGCGTGCACAGCGCGATGCCCGGCCCGGTGTGCGGGATGACGATGGGGTCGGCGTCGGCGAGGAGCTCGAATCGGCTCAGCGCGAATTCGGGGGCGGGGGTGTGGTACTGGAAGATGCCCTCGCCCAAGGCTTCCGGCTCGATGATGGGCAGGTCCAGGGGTTCGAAGTCCAGCACTCGAAGCAGTTCGGGAACATCCACGTGCTTGGGTGTCAGACCACCGCGCAGCACATTGTCGGAGTTGGCCATGATCTCCACGCCGACCCCGCGCAGGTACGCGTGCAGGTTTCCGGCGGCCAGGAACAGGCCCTCACCGGGTTCGAGGGTGATGCGGTTGAGCAGCAGCGCCGCCAGGGTGCCCGCATCGCCCGGGTACGCCTCGGCGAGCTCGAGCACCGTGCGCACCTCGGCGATGAATTCCTTTCCCGCACCATTGGTTCGGGCGTCCCGCTCGGAGAGATAGCGCACGCAGCCGTCCAGGACCTTGGGCAGCAGCTTGCTCAGGCTGGTCTGGGGCAGCGCGATCCAGGTGGTGAACAGCGTGCGCAGTCCCGCCGAATCGGGTTGCGCACCGAGCAGGTCCGCATACGACTCCAGTTCGGGTACCTCGAGCGCGTGCAGCAGCCGCACCGTTTTCACCGGTTCCCGGAATCCGGCCAGCGCCTCGAACCGCTCCAAGGCCACCACGAGTTCGGGCTTATGGTTCTCGTCCCGATAGTTCCGCATCGGCGAATCGATCGGCACCCCGGCGTTGTTCTCGCGCTGGAAGCCGTGCCGGGCCTGCTCCAGGCTCGGATGCGCCTGCAGCGAGAGCGGCTCCTCGGCGGCGAGGATCTTCAGCAGGAAGGGCAGTCGCCCGCCGAATTCGCCCGCGACAGCGCCGAGTTCGCGCTGCGGGTCGGTATTGACCACCTCGAGTAGTGATTGGCTGTGCCCGTTGATCCGCACCTGTGCGGGATCTGCGGGATGAGCGCCGAACCAGAGTTCTGCCTCCGGATGCGCGGAAGGAACCGGTCGCCCGCACAGCTGAGCGAGCGCGGTGCGTGAACCCCAGGCATAGGATCGCAGCGCACCAACGAGTTCGTGCACTAGTAGTGTCCCCCGTCGTAGCTACCCGTGGTCGAGGCCGGGCGGGCACCGAGTAGTCGTAGATAGGCTGCCGCCATCTCCAGCCGAAGCGCAAGTACCGCAAGCTGTTCCAGTTCCCCACGGCTCGCGGGCGGGCCGGGCGCGGCACCGAGTTCGGGATCGGCCGCGGCGGTCTCGGCATCCACGTTCACCAGTTCGGCATCGACCAGTCCGGCATCGGAGCCGAAGACCGCGAGCCGTCGCCGCGCCGCGGACTGATCGGCATCGGAGCTGAGGACGAAGAGTCGTACCTGTTCCACCGGGGCCGGACCGTCCAGCTCCTCGTCGTGGAAGAGTGGATCGAAGCCCGGTGCGGCCACCCCGGCGGCCTGTACCAGACTGCCGTGCGCCGCAACGGCTTCGGCCAGTGTGACGGCCGAGGTGATCTGCCCGGCCGCGGCCAGCAGCACCTCCGAACCGTGCGTGGCCAGAATCGCGGCGGCAGGCGAATCACCCGCGAGCACCATGCGCTTGCGCTGCTGCATCCGCGTCGCCAGGGTCTTGGCCGGATTGTGGAACGCCTCATGTTGCGGTCCGTCGCGTAGCGCCTCGGCATCGAGCAGATCGGCGAGCGCGTTCAGATCGGGCAGCATCGGCCCGGTGCGATTGGGGTCGACCGCGGCCAGTACCGCCATGCCGACGGCCAGGTAGCGCAGTAGCCGATTGTGGTCCAGGACCCGGACTCTCGGCGGCAGCATGGTGGCTCTTCCGGCGGCGGCGGCGCGTAGCGGCCCCTCGTCGGGGGCGGCGACCACGACCTCGGCACCGCGGCGCACCGCGAAGTCGACGGCCTCGGCCAGCCGCGGATCGCCCGCGTCATCGCCGGCGACCAGCACCACATCCAGCGGACCCACCCACGGTGGAATCGAGGCGGCGGCCACCAGCGGCATGCTGGTGCGATCGCCCAGCGCGGCCACGAGTAGCGCGGCGGCGCGTGCGGCCCGCCCACTTCCGGAGACCAGTACGAGACTGCGCGGGCGTAGCTCTCGCAGTCGGGTGAGCGCGTCCTCGGCGAGTGCCGCGGCGGTCGCGCGAACCAGTGCGCCACCGGAGGCGGCCGAGCGCAATGTCCCTCCGGCGTCCGCCGCCTCCAGCGAGGCGACGTCATCGAGGTCGAGTACGGGTGTCCCAGCGATCATCGGGCGTTGCCACCTCCCCTCATCCGGGTCACCAGACGCTGGTGAATCCAAGCTCTGTGATTCCACTATTCCAGTCAGGCGCGGACGATGCTCAGGATCTCGGTGACGAGTTGGTCTACTTCGTCCTGCGATCGGGCTTCGACGTTGAGTCGAAGCAGCGGTTCGGTATTCGAGGCCCGCAGATTGAACCAGGCGCGGTCGGCGAGTTGCACGGTGACGCCGTCCATCCGATCCACCGACTTGGCGCGTTTGCCGAACGCCTCGAGCACCGCCACGGTGCGCTCCTTCGCATCAGCCACGGTGGAGTTGATCTCTCCGGAGGCCGCATATGTCGCGTACGCGGACGCGAGCTCGGACATCGGCCGATCCTTCTCGCCCAGTACGGCCAGCACATGCAGCGCCGCCAGCATGCCGGAGTCGGCGCCCCAGAAATCGCGGAAGTAGTAGTGCGCGGAGTGCTCGCCACCGAAGATCGCCCCGGTCGAGGCCATCTGCTGCTTGATGAACGAGTGGCCGACGCGGGTGCGCACCGGCGTGCCGCCGAGCTCGGTCACCAGCTCCGGCACCGCCTGCGAGGTGATCAGATTGTGGATGATGGTCGCGCCCGGTTCCTTGGCCAGTTCGCGCTCGGCCACCAGTCCGGTGATGGCGGACGGGGAGACCGGATCGCCCTTCTCGTCCACCACGAAGCAGCGGTCGGCATCGCCGTCGAAGGCCAGGCCGATATCGGAGCCCGTCTTGCGGACGTAGTCCTGCAGATCCACCAGATTCTTCGGATCCAGGGGATTGGCTTCATGATTCGGGAAATTGCCGTCGAGTTCGAAGAACAGCGGCTCGATGGTGAACTGCGCCAGCGTGCCCAGTACGGCCGGAACGGTGAAGCCGCCCATGCCATTACCGGCGTCCACCGCGATGCGCAGCGGGCGCGCCGAACTCAGATCGACCAGCCGGTGCAGGAATTCGGCGTAGGCCGAGAGCAGATCCTGTTCGGTGGCGGTACCGCGCGGGCCGTCGAATTCGGGCACGCCCGCGATGACCTCATCGGAGATGGTGGCCAATCCGGTGTCCTGTCCGACCGGCAGCGCCTTGGCCCGGCACAGCTTGATGCCGTTGTACTTGGCCGGATTGTGCGAGGCGGTGAACATCGCGCCCGGGCACTCCAGATGACCGGAGGCGAAGTACAGCTCGTCAGTGGAGGCCAGGCCGATATGCACGACATCGAGGCCCTGGGCCAGTACGCCGTCGGCGAAGGCGGAAGAGAGTTCGGGGGAGGAGTCGCGCATATCGTGGCCGATCACCACGCGCTTCGCGCCTTCACTCCGCATGAGTCGTGCGAACGAACCGCCC is a genomic window containing:
- a CDS encoding phosphomannomutase/phosphoglucomutase, with product MTEPRSAESVHAVIKAYDVRGVVGEQIDVAFVRDVGGSFARLMRSEGAKRVVIGHDMRDSSPELSSAFADGVLAQGLDVVHIGLASTDELYFASGHLECPGAMFTASHNPAKYNGIKLCRAKALPVGQDTGLATISDEVIAGVPEFDGPRGTATEQDLLSAYAEFLHRLVDLSSARPLRIAVDAGNGMGGFTVPAVLGTLAQFTIEPLFFELDGNFPNHEANPLDPKNLVDLQDYVRKTGSDIGLAFDGDADRCFVVDEKGDPVSPSAITGLVAERELAKEPGATIIHNLITSQAVPELVTELGGTPVRTRVGHSFIKQQMASTGAIFGGEHSAHYYFRDFWGADSGMLAALHVLAVLGEKDRPMSELASAYATYAASGEINSTVADAKERTVAVLEAFGKRAKSVDRMDGVTVQLADRAWFNLRASNTEPLLRLNVEARSQDEVDQLVTEILSIVRA
- a CDS encoding cation diffusion facilitator family transporter; the protein is MASGSRQAVLAAFAADVGITLAKFVGAAITGSGSMLAEAAHSLADSANQGLLLIGRKRSQQEPDQLHPFGYGRNRYFYAFVVALVIFSVGSLYSIQEGIAKIVHREQVEDAWIAIAILVVALVLESFSLRTATRASTPLKGRNSWWRFIRTTRNPELPVVLLEDSGALIGLALAFLGVGLTALTGDAIWDGIGTIAIGVLLGCIAVVLIIEMQSLLIGEGATPDEVGRIRAALVDGERVNRVLNLKTQYLAPNDLLVAAKVSMTPGMDITAAALALDDAEARVREAVPAAGNVYIEPDLYRTKQ
- a CDS encoding type II toxin-antitoxin system VapC family toxin, whose amino-acid sequence is MLLLDSQTALWLLDDNPRLGAKARAMISSATEVYVSAATIWELTIKAMLGKLTLPPQFTEAITDQGLAVLDITGEHAEGLRDFPELVRHDPFDRLIVAQAYSERLRLLTADGVLLGLNRRFIVDSTR
- a CDS encoding cation diffusion facilitator family transporter codes for the protein MSAGGGKKAILAALSANAGIAVAKFIGAAITGSASMLAEAVHSVADTSNQGLLLLGQRRAEQDADELHPFGYGRNRYFYSFIVALVIFALGSVYAIYEGIHKIQHPEELSSPFVAIAILGIAILLEGFSFITAMRESKPLKGDASWWRFIRNSRNPELPVVLLEDSGALIGLVLAFAAISLTVITDEPVWDGIGTLSIGILLGAIAVILIIEMQSLLIGEGATPDEDRAIRENLVDDKTIDRVIHLRTQYLGPEEMLVAAKVSIVPGLEIADIATAIDAAEARIREAVPAARVIYLEPDLYRSQPVQG
- the manA gene encoding mannose-6-phosphate isomerase, class I, with product MHELVGALRSYAWGSRTALAQLCGRPVPSAHPEAELWFGAHPADPAQVRINGHSQSLLEVVNTDPQRELGAVAGEFGGRLPFLLKILAAEEPLSLQAHPSLEQARHGFQRENNAGVPIDSPMRNYRDENHKPELVVALERFEALAGFREPVKTVRLLHALEVPELESYADLLGAQPDSAGLRTLFTTWIALPQTSLSKLLPKVLDGCVRYLSERDARTNGAGKEFIAEVRTVLELAEAYPGDAGTLAALLLNRITLEPGEGLFLAAGNLHAYLRGVGVEIMANSDNVLRGGLTPKHVDVPELLRVLDFEPLDLPIIEPEALGEGIFQYHTPAPEFALSRFELLADADPIVIPHTGPGIALCTHGTIRFFQGRDELRVECGHAAWISAADGAIRAQAIDGPAQLFCATVDED
- a CDS encoding tobH protein, translating into MIAGTPVLDLDDVASLEAADAGGTLRSAASGGALVRATAAALAEDALTRLRELRPRSLVLVSGSGRAARAAALLVAALGDRTSMPLVAAASIPPWVGPLDVVLVAGDDAGDPRLAEAVDFAVRRGAEVVVAAPDEGPLRAAAAGRATMLPPRVRVLDHNRLLRYLAVGMAVLAAVDPNRTGPMLPDLNALADLLDAEALRDGPQHEAFHNPAKTLATRMQQRKRMVLAGDSPAAAILATHGSEVLLAAAGQITSAVTLAEAVAAHGSLVQAAGVAAPGFDPLFHDEELDGPAPVEQVRLFVLSSDADQSAARRRLAVFGSDAGLVDAELVNVDAETAAADPELGAAPGPPASRGELEQLAVLALRLEMAAAYLRLLGARPASTTGSYDGGHY